Genomic DNA from Shewanella woodyi ATCC 51908:
GAGAAAGCCGTTCGTGGCCAACTCTTATGGGAAAATGATGACGGAACATCTGCTCTATTGTCAATGCACTATGGTAAGGATAAATCTGAACTTCATCCCTATGAAGGGGTAGGCAATACCTTACCCGATGGAAGTGGTTTTTGCCCTGCTTACTTAGATGGAACCGTGCAAGGGGATAATGCCAATTGCTTACGAGGTTTAGATCTTATTTTCAATCCAGGCCAAGATATTAGTCAGTACTACCCAGGAGAAAGTGATCCCTATATCACTCAAAATAACCTGAGCTTTACCGTCGATAATGAAAGCATAGGCGGGTTAGTCAGAATAGAGCATCAACTTGATAATGCTACCCTCTCCTCTATCACCGCCTATGAGCAATTCAGTCAAGATCAACGTGAAGACTCAGATGGTAGCCCTGTGACCTCTGTTGAAGTTTATTGGTTCACCGAATTTAAGCAGTTTACTCAGGAGATCAGGTTGTCATCAGATTTTGATCATAACAACTGGAACTACATTGTTGGATTATTCTATGAACATGATGACTTCGATAACGCAGATTATTTAACGGCATATTTACCGTTCAATGGACTCAACAATTACTCAAAGTACAACCAAAAAGTCGATGCAGTAGCTGCATTTGCACATATAGAAAATGAGTTAACGGAAGATTTAAGATTAATTAGTGGCGTTCGATACAGTTGGGAACAAACTAGCTTAACAGGGGGAACTTATAAAGGTGAGGGGCTGAAATCAATAGGAGGGGAAGAGCAACCTGTCACCATCACGGGAGTTGCATCTACCGCAGCAAACCTTAGCGATGGCGGCCAACGAACCGATGAAAACGTCACATTTAAAGCTGGGTTAGAGTGGTCACCTCAAGAAGATGTACTCTATTATGGCTCAATCTCTACAGGGTTTAGAAGCGGTGGCTACAGTGTGGCTTTTGCTGCAACACAAGATGAACTCACCAGTTTAGAGCCCGAAGAGATCACCGCTTATGAGATCGGATTTAAATCTACACTAGCCGATAGGAGCTTACAATTTAACGGTTCAATTTTCCGTTATGACTTCCAAAATGGTCATATTGATGTTGATGCGCCTAACTCTCCGGTACCAATTACCATTAATGCTGCTGAAATTGAAACAATCGGAGCAGAGATTGATCTTCAGTGGGTACCCATTGATGGGTTAAAACTCAGTTCAGGTGTTGGTTGGGTCGATGCAGAATTAAAAAGCGAGTTAACCTTACAAACAGGTATTGGGGAAGTTCAACTACAGGGGAATCGTCCTGCATTTAATCCTAAATACACCTACAATGGGCAGGCACGCTATGTGTGGGAGCTACACGATGGTTATGATCTGATTTTTGCCAGTGATTGGAGCTGGAGAGATGAGCAATATCTCGAAGTGAATAACCAACCTAGTAATTTAATTGACGACTATTGGATCGTAAATGCACGTATTGCACTGGAGTCAACCGAAAATGATTGGCGTATCTCTTTATGGGGAAAAAATATCACTGACACTCAGTACGTGACTTACCTCAATGATCTGCCAGCATTTGGTTGGTTACTTCGTGGTTATGGTGCTCCATCGACCTACGGCGCAACATTTGAAATGAAGTTCTAACGACAAATTCCCCCCAAAAACACCAAACAGTATTAAATACCGTTAAGCAGTAATTTACGGTATTTTTTTAGTTATATGAATTAGGAATAAAGGAGTAAAAAGAGAACAAAGAAAACCATTAATAACCAATACGATGCAAAGGTACAAATCTATTATCTTTCGCTTGGACAATAAACACATCTGCCTGTACATTTTTATTTAATAAGGTTATCTCACCTCTTGGACTGTGAAAGTTAACTGCCGACATCGATGTTTTTTCTATATCGTGAGTCTGTAAGGATTGACTACGCTGCGCAAGGTCAGCCAACAACATGATCCCTTCATAACTCGAAACACTGATCTGATTAAGCCCAGGTGCCAAATCACCAAAGTTATTATAATAAAGCTTATTAAAGTTTTGAGCTTCGTTAGTTTTTAAGCCTTCGAAATAGCCCATTGATGAAAATAAATTACGACTATTTTCACTACCAACCGCATACAACATGTTCTCTTCGATCGCACCACAATATCGGATGATTTGGCTATCTAACCCTCGCTGAGCAAACTGTCGATTAAAATCAATGGCTCCTTCACCAAGTAAATTAATAAACACAACATCAGGTTTGCTCTGCTCTATACGCTCAAGTGTACTAGAAAAGTCCTTGCATTTCAGTGGCAACAGTTCATTCGCGACTACCTCTCTATGTCTGGAATACAAAAAATCGATAGCAGAGGAATGGGTTTTAGCTGGCCAAATATAGTCACTCCCCACAAAAAACCAACGTTGAGATGTGACATTGGAGCAGAGCCAATCTAAAGTCGGCAACACACTTTGCTCAGTGGTGAGCCCTGTAAGGTACATGCCAGTACCTTGATCACCGCCCTCATACATAGGGGTATAGATGTAAGGCACCTTACCTTTAATGGCATTGGCAACCTCTTTACGAACATCACTGGTGTGAGTACCAACTAAAGCAGATAGTTGACCAGAATTCACCTTAGCAGAGACCTCTTTGACCACGTTACTAGGCTTGAGACTGGCATCAATAAACTCTAGTTCAACCTTACAATCGAGTATCCCACGGTAGCTATTCAATTCTGCAGCGGCCAATATAGAGCAGGCTTCACAAGAGTTCCCCCAAAGCCCTATGGGACCACTAAAGGGCAACAGTACACCAATGTTGACGGTTTGATTATCTATTTTTTTATGCAAATTATACCGCCATAGCTAGCAGAGAGTACCGTTATACAACCCTATGAGCCGATGACCCACAGTGAATTGCTCACTTTATATACTGTATTGGATTGATAGCTATTGTTCAATAAATTATAATCCTTTATAGTTTATTCCAGATATAGAATATCTTATTGTGAAGTTAAAAACTGATTCAAAGGGTCAATAAATGAGTCCTACTGCAGGTAATTTAAAGTCAGAGCTAGCTAAACTTTTAGTTCAAAATGAACGTCTTTTAGACAAAAAACTAGAGTCAGCCTTACAGCAAAGAAAAAAAACGCTTGGTAATGTGCAGTGGCGAATACTCACCAATCTTATTGAAGCCAGCGAAGGCTTAAGCATGAAAGACCTATCTCTATTGACCCACACCAACGATTCAACCCTGACGAAAGTGGTTGATAAGCTTGTCAACGACAGCTTGGTATATCGTCGACCTCATCCAAAAGACAGACGAAAAATACTTATCATCAGCAGCAGTAAAGGTAAGGCACTCCATGCCAAGCTAGAAAGTGATGTGAATCAATGCTATGAAAAAATGTTTGAGCCACTATCAGCACAACAGATGAAGTCTTTACAGAATATTTTACAGACACTAAACAATGAAGGTTCTCTGACTCTGTAGATATCACAAAGCGATCTCAAACCGGAGATAGATACCCGTGCTCAACTCATGTCCATCGACTTCAGAGCTACTGATATCAAACCTGAAATTCTCAACGGATATAGACTTAAGATTTTCATAAATAATCCCAAACGTCTGATTCTTGATCACAGACGATAATCCTATTTATGCTAAGCGATGACTCATTGAGCAATTTAATCTTCATTTGAAGTCGACATAGCATCATTTCGTATCGATTCTAGCTCAGCATAAAGATACTCAGTAAAGAAACCATGCATCAGAAAACGTTGACTTAAATTCCAAGGGCCAACGAGGTAGTGTGGGTATTTGTTGTAGGCCATCTCCACTATCTCAGGCTTACCGATAATACGACCGATGCGGATTGCGATAGATTGATCTAAGTTAAAACCGTTGATCGCATCTCGATATTCGTCCCGCTTAAGTAAAAAACAAAAAAGGCACATAAACAGCGCGTGAGCAGTTTCAAAGTCAATAACTTGAGTTAGCTTTCTATCAAGTTCAAATGCCTTCATATCTATCTTTTGCCAGTGCTTCCATTTCAGCTTTGTACGCGCAATTTTCTGAGCATCTTTTGCATCTCCCAAATGATAAAAGGCATCAAATAGCTCTTGATCATGCTTCACAAAGGTATCTCGAATCATGTCGTCGACACACTTTGGGTACAGATCAACAACCACCTCTTTGCCGCTGTTTTCGGCTAAAAAGTTAATCACATTAGACTCGGTTGAGAAGTGCCTAAGGATTAACAAATTGGCTTCAGGCGAAACGAGATTTTTGCAGAACCAGCAGATCATCTTTTGCAGTAATGAATGCCCACTAAACTGAGGGAGCGGCAACCTTTTGAAGAACCAAGTTAAGTGCAGCAAAATAGCAAAAAGGAACTGTAATATTGGCCTCAACGTCCAACGAAATGGGTTATCCAGATCTTTAACCCAGAGATCAACCGCGGCTTTTTCAATCGGTAGTGAGTTGTCGCTCCCTATCGCTCGTATAAATGCACTCTGCTCTTTATTAGACATGGTCAACCTCCTCCAATTGAAGAATATAGAGCCTAGCAACCACTTTCGCGGTTCGCTCAATCGCTTTTATTGCTCCATCATCAACAGCAACACGATCCACCAGCTTGTAGAGTTCCTCAAGATGATGTTCATCATTTTCACCGTGATAACGCATAAATTGGGTCGCCTCTTTGGGTAGCTCAAGCTGCTCCTCAACCAGCTGGGCCCATTTGCTTGCCATCTTGTTGCCAAGCCCCTCAATGATCCACATGGCACCAATGAGATCCACAGGGTTCTCTTGGCTCGCTCGATACATCAAAAAGCCGTGCAGCGCCTCTGAGCCAATATTCTTACTGCTATTTTGGATCACATCGATGTCGCCACCAACAGCAACATAATCGCTCTCCAACATAAGAAAATCTTTATGTTCATCTTTGGCATGGCCAATCACAATTGAGCGAACATCGGCATACTCTCGGTTAAAGCTCGATGCACAACGGGTGATCCAGCGTGAGCCCTCTATCACCTGCTGACGTAGGTTTAACAGCAGTTTTTGGTAATCTTCATGGCTCAAGCGGCCCTGCTCTAAACGTTTAACAATAGGGGCCTTAGATAGCGCCAGATCAAAATCAAACCAGACTTTAAGTAATGACTGAAGACAAGTTTGGCCAGAGGTTGTTAATACATGTGCAGTCATGATCTACTCCACTACCGTTAAATGCATATAAGCACAATTAAATCGGCCACTTTCAGGCACCATACAAAACAGGGTTTCACCAACAGATAAATCCTGTGTCGCGAGAAACTCATCCAACATAATAAAAATAGACGCGCAGCCCGTATTTCCCCTTTCATACAGGTTTGTGTACCACTTCTTCTCAGGGATCTGCACTCCAGCAACCTCAAGCATCTCAACGATTTTGCTTTTAAAGTAGGCCGATGAAAAATGACATAGCACATGATCTATCTCAGGCACTTTGAACATCCCATCTTGTAATAGCTTTAAGAAGCCATTGACTCCGACCGAGACAATATTATCGAGTAGGCGAACATCTTGACGTAGCAGCAAGGCCCCCGCTTGCTCAGCCTCACTGTACGTTGGAAAGTCTTGCCAGCTTTTAGTGGCATTTTTAGGCATCCCCACCGACATACACACTGGGTATACATCCGCATGAGAAAAGCTTTTAATCCAATCAATTCTTAAGCTTTTTCCTGTTTTTCTTGGTTGGTTCTCAAGTAACAAGGCCCCAGCACCATCAGACAACATCCAACGCAAAAATTCAGCATTGAAGTCTATCTCGTTCCCCTCAACTTGCTCATAACGAGTATGTTTAAACAGGCGGGAGGCTAATTCACTGGCGATAACTAAAGCGTTAGCAGACTCCTGCGCCTTAATATTGGTATAAGCCGATTTAAGTGCCATCATGCTGCTGGAGCAGATCCCATGACTCGTCTGTAACTCAACAGAAGGGATATCTAACTCAGCTTGCACCATGCTGCCAAAGCCAGGTAACACCAGATCCCCTTGGCTGGTCGCCACACTGAGCATCTCTATCTGATGAGGCGAAATATAGCTAGCATCTAAACACTTAATCCCAGCATGTGCGGCCATTTCGCTGTTTGATATTTGCGTCTCTTGCTGTTGATTAATCGCATAATGGCGCGTTTTTATGCCATTAGATTGCAATATTTTATGTTTAAGCCGGCTTTTTTTTCCATTTACCAAGCCTAAAATATCTTCTATCTCATCATTATCAATCGGCGGCCCCGGCAGGTAATGCCCTGTACTGTTAATGTAAACATTCACTTTATTGCCCTCGATTTAATGGTCACTCGAATACATCGAATATTTTCCTCAATGTAGGGAAATACACAGACAATCGACATGAAGCTTAAATAGGTCAGCAGATAACCGCTGCCGCCATGTGGGGTCTCCACAGGCACAAGCGACATATTCCCTTCCCAATTAAAGGTGACTAAGTTTATGAATTGTGGCCAGTTAATAATAATGATAGTGATTAACATATACATGGGAAGTGTCCCAAGATAGTTATGAGCATGCATCTCCCAGATCGAAATCTCTCTCTTTGGAGAGGCATATCTCACATCAGCGTGGGCAACGATCTCGTGCAGTATCCAAGTCAAAAAGCAGATAATTAAGATGAGGACGTTAACCATATACAGCAGACATAACACCATGGGGATAGCGATTTGAATCCCCATTAATGAGTGCATTAGGGTCTCTTTAACCCCTGAAGTGTGCTCTATTTTTGTTGCTCTATGACAAAACCAATCTGCTAATCCCGCAATGCCCCATATTGGCAATAACATAAAAAGCAAAAAGTTAATCAGTAGCTGTGACGTATCCATGTCACCGTTTCCTTAAGCGTTTATTCCAACCTTGTTAGACACGTTAACATCCCTATATCAATTTGTAAGTGAAAAATCATTAATCTCCATGCCCATAAGATCATGGAAAGTAGAGTTAACTCAATTAATTAAATCTCAAATTTAATTAATTTAGGGGCAGATAGATATCCGTGATGAGTTCATGCTCAGCCACTTCTGGGAAGAAGTTCTGATAATGAAAGAAACAGGGGAAGTCGCGAAGAGACTCACCACTTTTGGGTAACCATTGACCATAAAGGTAATGCACCTTGGCATCCAGAGCATCATGGGAACCATGATGACGGATCACAGCGCAACGCCCTTGAGGTATCACTTTATTAAGCACACCATGGCTGTTATCTGGTACTTCATGCAGTACCGAGCCACAGATATCAAACCTAAAATCCTCAGCCGGTACAGATTTAGGATCTTCATAGATCATGCCGAATGTTTGGCTTTTGCTCACTGGTGATAAACCTGTCTGTTTACGCCAAGCGATAAACTTTGCCGCAGACTCATTGACCAGCTCAGGTGCACCACGGTGCTCAAAAACGGCAATTCTAGTCTCTGCAAAATTGACCAATTCAACCTTTTGATCTTTACCCATCTTTTTTACTCCAAAGTGATATTTCTCATTCCATTCCAGCCATTTTGGCTGGCTGCGAAATTCAGTAGGAGATTGGTCAAACGCCTTCTTAAATGCCCGAGCAAAAGACTCTGGGTAATCAAACTTAGCGTCTAAGGCGATATCGATAATCTTGGCCTCACGGTCGAAATAGAGCCGGTATGATGCCCTCTTTAATCGTAAAAGCTGGATATATTTAGCTATGCCTATACCGAGGTAATCTGAAAACTGACGGTGAAAATGAAACTTAGAAAAACCTGCAAAATCACTCAGGTGATCGACTGTTAGCTCCTCGTCTAGATTTGCATAGATATAATCACAAACCCTGTCCATCACTCTGATGTAATTATCTAGCTCTCCATTAGCTTGCATATCTTCCCTTATCTGTTTTCATTAACCACTTATTATTGGGATACTCCTGTGTAGCATATCCCCTACTGAATTGTTAGCCAGTATCTAGGGGATTTAAAACGCTTTCCTGACCAAAGTTGCTCAATTGTCGAATATCTCGGTCATCCCTTACTTAAGTAGGGGATGGTGCCTGCAAGATCTGTATCATCGATAAGTTGAAAGCGACTTTCACTACCTGAAACTCTAGCGCGGCGATAGGGGGCATATTCAGGATCAGATAAAAACGCCTGTACCGATGCTTCGGTTGGGAATGCTAGCAAAGCGATGAGTGTTGTCTCCAACGGTTTTCCCTCAAGGGTTTTCACATTACCGCTGCGAGACAGGTACTTACCTCCATGTCGATGCACGATCTCATGCACTGAGGCGGCATACTCCGGCACCCAAATATCCTCAGTAATTTTGATATCTGCGATCACGTATACAGTCATGTTCTCTCCTTAATTAATGTTAACTATGCTCGATTGCTACACCTCTCAGCTTGCCGATAACAAAACATCCTAGATAGTCCAAAAACTGGACTTGAGCAGTACAATTTCCGTACTAGTGTTTGTAAATGGCCTTTGCTAGTCTTTTGGTTAACCCCCACCTCTTGGAAATCGCGATGAGTCAACCTGGTTATAAACAGTTTTGCCCAGTTGCCATGGCTGCAGAAGTACTATGTACTAGGTGGACTATGGTGCTGATTAGAGAGTTAGTTGCGGGTACGAATCGCTTTAATGAACTACGCCGAGGGGTGCCAAAGATGTCCCCCACTCTTCTATCTCAAAGGCTAAAAGAGCTTGAAACTGCTGGAATTTTGGAGAAAAAAGAACATAGCTCCGAGAAAGGCATATTTGAGTATCATTTAACTAAAGCCGGCAAAGATCTCTACCCTGTGGTTGAAGCTATGGGTAACTGGGGACAGAAATGGGTCGAATCTCAGATCTCCCTAAAGAATCTAGACCCCTCGTTACTCATGTGGGATATGCGTAGAAACTTAGACCCAAGTCCCCTGCCAACAAAACAAACGGTCATTCAGTTTCTGTACCCTGAACTCTCC
This window encodes:
- a CDS encoding TonB-dependent receptor; translated protein: MQKVGITMAAFGEEQLKELGVTDVVNVAANVSNVQVNYGLGNNFFNIRGLGLNEFTSNLDAPVAVHVDEVYMSKGFMTGMTLFDIEHVEVLKGPQGDLFGRNTTGGAVNFFTNKPTSYFEAGVSVGYDNYDTLTTENFISGPLSDNLSGRLSMYITEQGEGYYYNTNRQDDEGAVKEKAVRGQLLWENDDGTSALLSMHYGKDKSELHPYEGVGNTLPDGSGFCPAYLDGTVQGDNANCLRGLDLIFNPGQDISQYYPGESDPYITQNNLSFTVDNESIGGLVRIEHQLDNATLSSITAYEQFSQDQREDSDGSPVTSVEVYWFTEFKQFTQEIRLSSDFDHNNWNYIVGLFYEHDDFDNADYLTAYLPFNGLNNYSKYNQKVDAVAAFAHIENELTEDLRLISGVRYSWEQTSLTGGTYKGEGLKSIGGEEQPVTITGVASTAANLSDGGQRTDENVTFKAGLEWSPQEDVLYYGSISTGFRSGGYSVAFAATQDELTSLEPEEITAYEIGFKSTLADRSLQFNGSIFRYDFQNGHIDVDAPNSPVPITINAAEIETIGAEIDLQWVPIDGLKLSSGVGWVDAELKSELTLQTGIGEVQLQGNRPAFNPKYTYNGQARYVWELHDGYDLIFASDWSWRDEQYLEVNNQPSNLIDDYWIVNARIALESTENDWRISLWGKNITDTQYVTYLNDLPAFGWLLRGYGAPSTYGATFEMKF
- a CDS encoding substrate-binding domain-containing protein; the protein is MHKKIDNQTVNIGVLLPFSGPIGLWGNSCEACSILAAAELNSYRGILDCKVELEFIDASLKPSNVVKEVSAKVNSGQLSALVGTHTSDVRKEVANAIKGKVPYIYTPMYEGGDQGTGMYLTGLTTEQSVLPTLDWLCSNVTSQRWFFVGSDYIWPAKTHSSAIDFLYSRHREVVANELLPLKCKDFSSTLERIEQSKPDVVFINLLGEGAIDFNRQFAQRGLDSQIIRYCGAIEENMLYAVGSENSRNLFSSMGYFEGLKTNEAQNFNKLYYNNFGDLAPGLNQISVSSYEGIMLLADLAQRSQSLQTHDIEKTSMSAVNFHSPRGEITLLNKNVQADVFIVQAKDNRFVPLHRIGY
- a CDS encoding MarR family winged helix-turn-helix transcriptional regulator encodes the protein MSPTAGNLKSELAKLLVQNERLLDKKLESALQQRKKTLGNVQWRILTNLIEASEGLSMKDLSLLTHTNDSTLTKVVDKLVNDSLVYRRPHPKDRRKILIISSSKGKALHAKLESDVNQCYEKMFEPLSAQQMKSLQNILQTLNNEGSLTL
- a CDS encoding DUF6999 family protein is translated as MSNKEQSAFIRAIGSDNSLPIEKAAVDLWVKDLDNPFRWTLRPILQFLFAILLHLTWFFKRLPLPQFSGHSLLQKMICWFCKNLVSPEANLLILRHFSTESNVINFLAENSGKEVVVDLYPKCVDDMIRDTFVKHDQELFDAFYHLGDAKDAQKIARTKLKWKHWQKIDMKAFELDRKLTQVIDFETAHALFMCLFCFLLKRDEYRDAINGFNLDQSIAIRIGRIIGKPEIVEMAYNKYPHYLVGPWNLSQRFLMHGFFTEYLYAELESIRNDAMSTSNED
- a CDS encoding iron-containing redox enzyme family protein yields the protein MTAHVLTTSGQTCLQSLLKVWFDFDLALSKAPIVKRLEQGRLSHEDYQKLLLNLRQQVIEGSRWITRCASSFNREYADVRSIVIGHAKDEHKDFLMLESDYVAVGGDIDVIQNSSKNIGSEALHGFLMYRASQENPVDLIGAMWIIEGLGNKMASKWAQLVEEQLELPKEATQFMRYHGENDEHHLEELYKLVDRVAVDDGAIKAIERTAKVVARLYILQLEEVDHV
- a CDS encoding beta-ketoacyl-ACP synthase III; amino-acid sequence: MNVYINSTGHYLPGPPIDNDEIEDILGLVNGKKSRLKHKILQSNGIKTRHYAINQQQETQISNSEMAAHAGIKCLDASYISPHQIEMLSVATSQGDLVLPGFGSMVQAELDIPSVELQTSHGICSSSMMALKSAYTNIKAQESANALVIASELASRLFKHTRYEQVEGNEIDFNAEFLRWMLSDGAGALLLENQPRKTGKSLRIDWIKSFSHADVYPVCMSVGMPKNATKSWQDFPTYSEAEQAGALLLRQDVRLLDNIVSVGVNGFLKLLQDGMFKVPEIDHVLCHFSSAYFKSKIVEMLEVAGVQIPEKKWYTNLYERGNTGCASIFIMLDEFLATQDLSVGETLFCMVPESGRFNCAYMHLTVVE
- a CDS encoding AraC family transcriptional regulator, with the protein product MQANGELDNYIRVMDRVCDYIYANLDEELTVDHLSDFAGFSKFHFHRQFSDYLGIGIAKYIQLLRLKRASYRLYFDREAKIIDIALDAKFDYPESFARAFKKAFDQSPTEFRSQPKWLEWNEKYHFGVKKMGKDQKVELVNFAETRIAVFEHRGAPELVNESAAKFIAWRKQTGLSPVSKSQTFGMIYEDPKSVPAEDFRFDICGSVLHEVPDNSHGVLNKVIPQGRCAVIRHHGSHDALDAKVHYLYGQWLPKSGESLRDFPCFFHYQNFFPEVAEHELITDIYLPLN
- a CDS encoding DUF1330 domain-containing protein; this translates as MTVYVIADIKITEDIWVPEYAASVHEIVHRHGGKYLSRSGNVKTLEGKPLETTLIALLAFPTEASVQAFLSDPEYAPYRRARVSGSESRFQLIDDTDLAGTIPYLSKG
- a CDS encoding winged helix-turn-helix transcriptional regulator; this encodes MSQPGYKQFCPVAMAAEVLCTRWTMVLIRELVAGTNRFNELRRGVPKMSPTLLSQRLKELETAGILEKKEHSSEKGIFEYHLTKAGKDLYPVVEAMGNWGQKWVESQISLKNLDPSLLMWDMRRNLDPSPLPTKQTVIQFLYPELSRSKQRWWLVIEPKGDVDLCWADPGFDIDLYVTTDLRTMTAIWMGLTTVKRESEQMKLIGAKEIASSMQIWLGLSPFAAQKKLVP